The Coffea arabica cultivar ET-39 chromosome 9c, Coffea Arabica ET-39 HiFi, whole genome shotgun sequence nucleotide sequence GGTTGTAGCCATCATATGACGTCCAATAGAGAATGGTTCTTTGATttcaaggaaaaagaaggtGGAGTCGTCTACACGGCAGATGAGACCACATTAGCAACAAATGGGGTTGGTTCAATTCGGCTGAGGAATCAGGATGGATCAATTAAGATTCTAACTGATGTCCGATATGTGccagaattgaaaaagaacctCATTTCTGTGGGAGTACTAGAATCAATGGGCTACAAGGTGTCGGCATATAATGGAGTGATGAAAATCATTTCAGGTGCATTGGTGCTGGTGAAAGGAATCCGGAAAAATAATAACTTGTATTACTATCAAGGTAATGCAGTTGTTGGAGTAGCGGCCGTGGCTTCCAGTGATGATCGAGAATTGAAAGTAACCAGATTATGGCATATGCGCTTAGGGCATGCCGGAGAAAAATCTTTGAATCTTCTGATGAATCAAGGACTATTAAAAGGAGCCAGTGTTTGCAAGTTAGATTTTTGCGAGCATTGTGTCAAAGGAAAGCAGACAAGGGTAAAATTTGGCACTGCAATTCACGAtaccaagggtattttggattatGTGCACTCTGATGTGTGGGgaccttccaaaacaacttcttTGGGAGGCAAGAATTATTTTGTTACCTTTGTCGATGACTTCTCTCGAAGAGTATGGGTGTATACTATGAAGGCGAAAAGTGAAGTATTGGGAATTTTCATCAAGTGGAAAAAGATGGTGGAAACTCAAACAGAAAGAAAGATCAAACGCCTTCGAACAGACAACGGAGGTGAATACACTAGTGATCCGTTCATGGAGGTCTGTGAAAATGAAGGCATTGTTCGGCACTTCACAGTCAGAGATACACCACAGCAAAACGGGGTGGCAGAGCGTATGAACCGGACATTGGTGGAGAAAGTTCGGTGTATGTTGTCCAATGCTGAGTTGGGCAGACAATTTTGGGCTGAGGCTTTAGCATATGCAAATCACCTCGTTAATCGCTTACCATCAACTGCTATTGGCGGCAAAACGCCATTAGAGAAATGGTCGGGAAAACCTGCTACAGATTATGATTCCTTACATGTGTTTGGTTCTACTGCATATTATCATGTTAAAGAATCAAAGTTGGATCCAAGGGCGAAGAAGGCGCTCTTTATGGGGATCACAACAGGCATTAAAGGTTATCGCCTTTGGTGTCCCGAAACGAAAAAGATAGTTTTCAGCAGGGATGTCACCTTTGATGAATCTACCATGTTAACAAAGGTAGATGTACAGCAGAATGATAGTACTCCCCAACAGGTGGAGAGCACTCCTAAGCAGATGGAGTTTGAAAGAAGCATTATCAGACCAGCAGTGGATATCGGAGTAGATGAAAGGACTCCTATGGTAGAAGAAAAATCAACTGAAGAAAATGTTCCAGTTGAAGAACTTTCACAGCAACATGAATCAATTGCAACCAGTAGGCCAAAGAGGACAATCAGAAAACCTGCTCGTTTTGCTGATATAGTGGCCTATGCATCCCCAACCATAAATGTTGATATTCCTGCCACTTTCAATGAAGCAGCTCAAAGTTCGGATAAAGAAAAGTGGAGGATTGCAATGGATGAAGAAGTACATTCCCTTCATAAGAATCAAACATGGAGGCTAACCAGTCTTCCAAAGGGAAAGAAGGCAATCGGATGCAAGTGGGTATATGCAAAGAAGGAAGGATTTCCTGACAAGTCTGGTGTTCGCTACAAAGCAAGATTGGTGGCTAAAGGCTACGCTCAGAAGGAGGGAATTGATTACAACGAAGTGTTTTCTCCAGTCGTGAAACATTCCTCCATCAGAATTTTATTGGCTTTGGTAGCACAATTGGATCTGGAACTTGTCCAATTAGATGTAAAAACTGCGTTTTTACATGGTGACTTGGAAGAGGAAATCTACATGACTCAGCCAGAAGGATTCAAAGTTGCTGGTAAAGAAAAGATGGTATGCAAGCTTGACAAATCGTTGTATGGATTGAAGCAGTCTCCAAGACAGTGGTATAAGCGATTTGACAAGTTTATGATGGGGCAAAGGTACACAAGAAGCAAATATGATGATTGTGTATATTTGCGCAAGCTACGAGATGGATCCTACATATATCTTCTtctttatgttgatgatatgttgATAGCTTCCAAGGATCAAGGTGAGattgaaaaattgaaatctcattTGAGTCGGGAGTTTGAAATGAAGGATCTCGGCGAAGCCAAGAAAATTCTCGGCATGGAGATAAGTAGAGATAGAAGATTGGGGAGGCTTTATTTGACACAGAAAGAGTATCTTAGTAAAGTATTAAAGAGGTTTGGTATGAATGAAAAGACTAAACCTGTTAGTACTCCACTTGCTCCTCATTTCAAGTTTAGTGCATCGTTATCTCCAAAGAATGATGCAGAACGAGAATATATGGCAAAGGTACCGTATGCAAATGCGGTGGGTAGCTTGATGTATGCTATGGTGTGTACAAGGCCCGACATTTCACAAGCAGTTGGAGTTGTGAGCAGGTACATGCATGATCCTGGCAAGGAGCATTGGCAAGCTGTGAAATGGATTTTACGGTATATTTTGAACACCGTAGATGTTGGATTAGTATTTGAGCGGGATGAGAAGATTGGTCAAGGCGTAGTTGGATATTGTGATTCCGACTACGCAGGAGATCAAGATACACGTCGATCAACGACTGGGTATGTTTTTACACTTGCTAAGGCACCAGTCAGTTGGAGGTCTACCTTACAGTCAACAGTTGCTTTGTCTACTACAGAGGCGGAGTATATGGCAGTTACGGAAGCTGTTAAGGAAGCAATTTGGCTTCATGGATTGCTTGATGAATTGGGAATTGGACAGAAGTCTATCAAAGTTCATTGTGATAGTCAGAGTGCTATTCATTTAGCAAAGAACCAAGTTTATCATGCAAGGACGAAGCATATCGACGTACGGTATCATTTTGTGAGGAAGATTTTGGAAGATAGTACGATACTACTTCAAAAGATTCAGACCAAGGAGAATCCTGCTGATATGCTTACGAAGGTTGTGACAACTATCAAATTCCaacattgtttgaatttgataaaTGTTGTGCACAACTTGAAGATTGGCGCTTGACAACGCATTTGAAGACACCACCGaatttgagggaaaaaaaatttgtatttttggtgggattagaaattatgccaaggtggagatttgttgaattcAAAGCCAAGCCTCAATTGATGACTTTTTCAAGCCAAAATTGAGGACTTTGAAATCTTTGGCCTAAGTTTCTAAATCCCACATCGGTTAAGTTTAACATTTAGGTTGTTTGAGAACTATAAATAGCATCTCAAATAAACCAACACACCAAGCAAGAGCCAATAACttgctttcttctctctctttgtaatatttcttCTAGTGAAATATTAAATTGTCGGTAGTGTCCGAGGACGTAGGCAAATTAGCCGAACCTCGTTAAATTCTGGTGTTCTATTTTATTGTCTATTTAGTAGCTATATTTGTAGGTATATTTGTAGTGAGTTATTGTGCAATTAAGTGCATATATAGGTGATTCTGTCTAGGAAATTGGTACTTAAGCAGGCCAGTGTGCCTCACCAAATATTTCCTGGGAATTACCATTTTTGCAATTTTAGGTACAATAATTTACTCGTTATACCTTAACTTTGGTAGGGCTTCCgcaacaattggtatcagagctcgaGGTTTCTTAGTATGCTCTGTGGTTGCAGCATGGTCTGATCTTCCACATCAGAAAAGATTTCTTGGGCTATTGTTACTCTACATTTAGGAGCTACTAAATATAATTTGTAGAGATGGCCGAAAGTAGATCTTCATCTACAATGCAAGCATCAACAAGCTCGTCATTATCTATTATGGCGAGAAATGTTATGACGAATACAAAATTAAATGTGGAGACATTTGATGGTACCGGTCATTTCGGCATGTGGCAAAGTGAGATTCTAGACGCGCTCTTTAATCAAGGTCTAGACATTGCCATCGAAAAAGAGAAACCAGAAGAGATTGAAGAGAAGGAATGGAGGACGCTAAATCGTTTAGCGTGTGGTACAATTCGATTGTCTTTCAAGGGAACAAAAATATGTGTTCTCAAAAGAAACCTCTGCAAATAAATTATGGACTGGATTGGAGGAgaagttcttgaagaaaaattgtCAGAACAGGCATGAAGAAGTTTATTTCGCTTCACTTATGTTCCTGGCACAACTCTAAGTGATcacatcactaatttcaatcagtTAATCACTGATCTGATGAATTTAGATGTGACATTTGAAGACGAAGATTTGGCTCTCATGTTGTTGGGATCTCTTCCTGAGGAGTTTGAGCATCTTGAAACAACTCTACTCCATGGAAAAGCTGAGGTGTCCCTCAGTGAAGTTAGCTCTGCCCTGTACAGCTATGAGCTCAGAAGAAAAGACAAGCAAAATAGCAGAGATGGAGCAGCAGAAGCTCTGGTAACTAGAGGACGCTCACAAAACCAGAGAAAGGGGACGAGAAGAAGATCCAAGTCAAGAGCCAGACTAAGTAAAGATGAGTGTGCCTTTTGTAGAGAGAAAGGGCACTGGAAGAAGGACTGCCCAAAACTGAAGGGTAGACCTGACAAAGAAAAAGCTGTTGCGGATTCAAATGTATCTGAGTGCATTGATCAAAACTCAGATTTTTCATTAGCTGTCATGCCTACTGGTCATTCTAGTACATGGCTATTGGACTCAGGTTGTAGCCATCATATGACGTCCAATAGAGAATGGTTCTTTGATttcaaggaaaaagaaggtGGAGTCGTCTACACGGCAGATGAGACCACATTAGCAACAAATGGGGTTGGTTCAATTCGGCTGAGGAATCAGGATGGATCAATTAAGATTCTAACTGATGTCCGATATGTGccagaattgaaaaagaacctCATTTCTGTGGGAGTACTAGAATCAATGGGCTACAAGGTGTCGGCATATAATGGAGTGATGAAAATCATTTCAGGTGCATTGGTGCTGGTGAAAGGAATCCGAAAAAATAATAACTTGTATTACTATCAAGGTAATGCAGTTGTTGGAGTAGCGGCCGTGGCTTCCAGTGATGATCGAGAATTGAAAGTAACCAGATTATGGCATATGCGCTTAGGGCATGCCGGAGAAAAATCTTTGAATCTTCTGATGAATCAAGGACTATTAAAAGGAGCCAGTGTTTGCAAGTTAGATTTTTGCGAGCATTGTGTCAAAGGAAAGCAGACAAGGGTAAAATTTGGCACTGCAATTCACGAtaccaagggtattttggattatGTGCACTCTGATGTGTGGGgaccttccaaaacaacttctcTGGGAGGCAAGAATTATTTTGTTACCTTTGTCGATGACTTCTCTCGAAGAGTATGGGTGTATACTATGAAGGCGAAAAGTGAAGTATTGGGAATTTTCATCAAGTGGAAAAAGATGGTGGAAACTCAAACAGAAAGAAAGATCAAACGCCTTCGAACAGACAACGGAGGTGAATACACTAGTGATCCGTTCATGCAGGTCTGTGAAAATGAAGGCATTGTTCGGCACTTCACAGTCAGAGATACACCACAGCAAAACGGGGTGGCAGAGCGTATGAACCGGACATTGGTGGAGAAAGTTCGGTGTATGTTGTCCAATGCTGAGTTGGGCAGACAATTTTGGGCTGAGGCTTTAGCATATGCAAATCACCTCGTTAATCGCTTACCATCAACTGCTATTGGCGGCAAAACGCCATTAGAGAAATGGTCGGGAAAACCTGCTACAGATTATGATTCCTTACATGTGTTTGGTTCTACTGCATATTATCATGTTAAAGAATCAAAGTTGGATCCAAGGGCGAAGAAGGCGCTCTTTATGGGGATCACAACAGGCATTAAAGGTTATCGCCTTTGGTGTCCCGAAACGAAAAAGATAGTTTTCAGTAGGGATGTCACCTTTGATGAATCTACCATGTTAACAAAGGTAGATGTACAGCAGAATGATAGTACTCCCCAACGGGTGGAGAGCACTCCTAAGCAGATGGAGTTTGAAAGAAGCATTATCAGACCAGCAGTGGATATCGGAGTAGATGAAAGGACTCCTATGGTAGAAGAAGAATCAACTGAAGAAAATGTTCCAGTTGAAGAACTTTCACAGCAACATGAATCAATTGCAACCAGTAGGCCAAAGAGGACAATCAGAAAACCTGCTCGTTTTGCTGATATAGTGGCCTATGCATCCCCAACCATAAATGTTGATATTCCTGCCACTTTCAATGAAGCAGCTCAAAGTTCGGATAAAGAAAAGTGGAGGATTGCAATGGATGAAGAAGTACATTCCCTTCATAAGAATCAAACATGGAGGCTAACCAGTCTTCCAAAGGGAAAGAAGGCAATCGGATGCAAGTGGGTATATGCAAAGAAGGAAGGATTTCCTGACAAGTCTGGTGTTCGCTACAAAGCAAGATTGGTGGCTAAAGGCTACGCTCAGAAGGAGGGAATTGATTACAACGAAGTGTTTTCTCCAGTCGTGAAACATTCCTCCATCAGAATTTTATTGGCTTTGGTAGCACAATTGGATCTGGAACTTGTCCAATTAGATGTAAAAACTGCGTTTTTACATGGTGACTTGGAAGAGGAAATCTACATGACTCAGCCAGAAGGATTCAAAGTTGCTGGTAAAGAAAAGATGGTATGCAAGCTTGACAAATCGTTGTATGGATTGAAGCAGTCTCCAAGACAGTGGTATAAGCGATTTGACAAGTTTATGATGGGGCAAAGGTACACAAGAAGCAAATATGATGATTGTGTATATTTGCGCAAGCTACGAGATGGATCCTACATATATCTTCTtctttatgttgatgatatgttgATAGCTTCCAAGGATCAAGATGAGattgaaaaattgaaatctcattTGAGTCGGGAGTTTGAAATGAAGGATCTCGGCGAATCCAAGAAAATTCTCGGCATGGAGATAAGTAGAGATAGAAGATTGGGGAGGCTTTATTTGACACAGAAAGAGTATCTTAGTAAAGTATTAAAGAGGTTTGGTATGAATGAAAAGACTAAACCTGTTAGTACTCCACTTGCTCCTCATTTCAAGTTTAGTGCATCGTTATCTCCAAAGAATGATGCAGAACGAGAATATATGGCAAAGGTACCGTATGCAAATGCGGTGGGTAGCTTGATGTATGCTATGGTGTGTACAAGGCCCGACATTTCACAAGCAGTTGGAGTTGTGAGCAGGTACATGCATGATCCTGGCAAGGAGCATTGGCAAGCTGTGAAATGGATTTTACGGTATATTTTGAACACCGTAGATGTTGGATTAGTATTTGAGCGGGATGAGAAGATTGGTCAAGGCGTAGTTGGATATTGTGATTCCGACTACGCAGGAGATCAAGATACACGTCGATCAACGACTGGGTATGTTTTTACACTTGCTAAGGCACCAGTCAGTTGGAGGTCTACCTTACAGTCAACAGTTGCTTTGTCTACTACAGAGGCGGAGTATATGGCAGTTACGGAAGCTGTTAAGGAAGCAATTTGGCTTCATGGATTGCTTGATGAATTGGGAATTGGACAGAAGTCTATCAAAGTTCATTGTGATAGTCAGAGTGCTATTCATTTAGCAAAGAACCAAGTTTATCATGCAAGGACGAAGCATATCGACGTACGGTATCATTTTGTGAGGAAGATTTTGGAAGATAGTACGATACTACTTCAAAAGATTCAGACCAAGGAGAATCCTTTTCAGCTGCCGAAGTAGCTCTAACTCCAGTATCTTGAGCTTCTGAAATTTGCCAGCATTGAACTCCAATTGGTCCCCATTGTAGGCGTCAAGCAGCTGGAGTTCTAGTAAATTAGGAAGATCTTGAAGGATATTAATGGGATTGTTGCACTGTTGATCCAGCTGAGACCACTTTAGACGAAGCCTTACCAGATCGTGAAGTTCGGAAATCCAGACAGGCATCCTCTCCAGCCTTCCATTCAAATATAAACGCTGGAGTGGAGGAGGATGTGAAATTTCTGGCATGTCTAGAACTCCCGCCTCATTTTCTGCTGCCACATTCAAAGAATGCAAATTTCGCAGCATTTGAATAGTCTCAGACAAGATCCTTCCATCTTCTTTGCGCAAACCCATGATTCCCAGCCTTCTCAGTTCTCTGAGGTCTCGCATTGCAACaatgattttgtgatttttattgACTTGCACAAACAGTAGCTTGCGAAGATTGGCCGACCTCGTGATCTCTCCTGCGACCTCAAATCCTTTAATTGTGTTAAATGCCACATAATCTTCAATGTCATATCTGTAAACAAGTAAGTAACGAAGCTTAGAAAGATGGCATATTTCTTTTGGCAGTGTTCTGACTAATGTTTGTTTGAGGTCCAAGGTTTCAAGGTGCTTAAGCTTTCCTATTGATttcggaatgcttctgattCTTGTATTCCTCAAACACAAGTACCTCAACAACAATAGTTCTTCAATGTCTGCAGGAAACATGTCCAAGTTTGCACCCTCCAGATGCAATTCCCTCAACATCTTTAAGCTTGAATAGCCAATTGGAATGGAGTGCTGGCATGGTGCTGATCGGCCAAACTTTAACAAAGCGCGAGCACGAAGATTTGGACACAGCTGGCCTAGATCACCTGTATGAATCGATATTCGCCTGACCCTCTCCTTACTGATGTCAAACGTACCTTGATCCGGATAAACTTCACAAAAGTTTTCATCTTGAAGCTGTGAGAGAACAATCTCATGAATAATATTTTGAACATGACAAGTTCTTGGTCTCCCATCGATGTCCATTTGCCACACCTGAACCAAGTTTCTTTGAATGAGCTCGTTCAGGTATTCTTCCCCCAAATCTTCGAGTTCTTTTCCATTGTTCCCTTCTGTGATGAAGTCTTCTGCTATCCATAACCGTATTAGCTCTGTGCGCTGGATGGGGTGATTAGGGGGAAAAGTATTCATCAACAGAAAACAGTTTTTAAGATGGTAAGGTAAGTCATCATAACTAAGAATCAACACTTTTGCAATATTTGCAAGCCGGCCATGGCTTGTCAGTTCCGATGCAAGACTATCACGCAATTTTTTCCATTCAGGTTCCCTTTCCCCCTTAGTTGACAAAAGGTGACCAATTTCAGTGATTGCCAATGGTAGCCCTTCACATTTTCCTAGAATTTCATTGGACAGTGTAGCTAAAGCTGGAGGGCATATACGAGATCCTGGAAAGGCGATTCTGTGAATGAGTTCCTTAGCCTTTTCTAGAGATAGATGCTGAATGGGATGGACATCAACGGATCCATCTTTCAGTGAATAGGCTATATCCCCTCTTCGCGTAGTGATGATTATTCTACTCCTATTCCTTCTTGGCAATGCTAACATAATAGATCTCCAAACATCATCAGCCCACAGATCATCGAGGACGATTACATACCTCTTATCCAGCAAATACTCCCTAATGAGGTTGATGTAGTGTTCCGAGCTTTGCTGCTGGGGAGCTGGGGCCGTTTCCGCCCTGGAGCTGCATCTGCATAGTTGATCTAACATGTTCCGCAAGATCTCCAATTTCTTCTTGGACTTTGAAACACTGATCCATGCGGAGCAACCGAAGTCTTGTTTTACTGCCTCGAATACTTGCTTGGCAAGAGTAGTCTTGCCAGATCCACCCATGCCCACAACAAACATGACCTTGTGCTCATCCACCATATCCAGTGCCCACGCCATCAGCATGTCCCTATCTTCCTCGAAGCCCACGACGTCAGCAtctgcaaggaacaaaggagcAATCCTTGGATGAAGATGTGAGTAAACACGGTTTGTAGTTGGACTTGGTGGTAAGGCAGCTTGGGACGAATTTGCAAGTTGGTATCTTTCTCTGCCCTTGTTGATTTCCTCGAGAGTTGATTTGATATCATTTATCTGATCGGCAATTGACCGGTATGCCCGCCGCCTTGTCACCGATAATGCCCTGCCATTTTCTGCCTTGTGATGATCAAAAAGGTCAAGAATGTCGATGATGTCATCAGCTGCATCTTGAACCTTTCGAACCCAATCCAGAATTTGTTGATCTTGGACCGCTCTTTGATGAGCTGCACTCAGAAATGCTGTTATAGTACCCAGTTCACTTCTCAAAGTCCTGATCCCAGTATCAACTTTCTTTGGCAACTGCAATTCTCCCGTTAGAAAAGCATCAAGCTTTGCGAGAGCAAATTCCACACAAGGGTCtgtcatgatttttcttttgctagaTGAATATGAGTTGATATAAAAATTGCAAAGAATCTTTACTTCATTTATAGGGTTTTCAGCCCCGGCCGGAAACTGCAGCGTGTTACAATGTCCTTGACTTtaaagtcaatttttttttttatttacttgtgAAGTTGCTTTTAATACTACAGTAGTTTATTTTCCTCAAAGTCAAAGTCGTCTGCCTTCtaattttaatttagttttgcCATTTTATTGTTACTCTCTGCAATGTAGGTCAATCTCGGGTTTGTTGTTGCTTATTTTCTCCTCTACCaatgagaaggaaaaaatgTTCGCCGGGTCAAGAATGCAAAATTTTCCAGGTTCGAGGAGGAAAGCTTCCAATTAAGACTGAGTGCAATATCAAGAAAGAACCAACACGCAAGTAAAGAAGATTCCGCGGTTTGACGAACCCCCCTCTTGGCCCCcaaataaattagaaaaaaagaaagattccATGGTGTTATGAAGCATTACATGCTgatatttaagatttttttttagtttttgagtTTTCTGATGcgtattttttttaatgctaTAGTCTGAgattttaggttttttttttttttggaaaaattatgAAATGATATAACAAAAATTCAAATGTGAGGGGACCATCAATAACAATGTATGCATTTACATGTACATGGTTATAGATTTGATGCGCTATGGGCATCAATTAGAAAAAGTATACCTTATCcattatatgtgtgtgtgtgtgtgtacttTTTTGGATTTGTTTAAAGTGTCAAGTGTTAATGTTtggaaaaaaactaaaaacaaaattatattAGCAAAAATGTTTAAGCACAAGGAAGGGACAATCAATGTAATTGTATgcactcacacacacacacacacacatataatgGATTTGGTGCACTAATACATGCCCAATGAACACTCATTATAAAAAcatttactatttattgttTGGGGGCACTTTTGTTAGATCAAATTAaaattgtttgtttgtttgccTTCAATGTCACTATGGTTGACTAAAATCCTCAgctcaacttttgaaaaaattgaatgCATAATTTGTAAATATGCCATCTTAAAGGGTAGTGATAGTGGTAGccagaagaagatgatgaaggGGAAGAGAAAGAtttaaagggaaaaaatgattgaaaaaaaaaagataaaaaccaAGAAAGGTACAATTATCATtggaagaagaaagataaggCTTCTAGGTAATTTCGCAAGGCTTACAATATTCTTTAAACTGAGTGAATATTAGTTGATTCCCCTTTCTCAAAATCTACTCAAAACTGAACCCTACTTATGAATTTTGTATGACATCGAAGGGGCACTTTTGTTCCCCAAGGTACaaaaaaaaggggtaaattgataataaataaaatcaaagcCGACAAAGTGAGACAAGAGtacaaagttaattgcatgtaatttacccttttgTTAATTAAATGAGCGGGGTCAAATGTGGCTAGCACCAATCGTCAATTTGCGCGTAAATGCTACGCGGCTCACGACTGGAACATTCACTTTCACTGGAATAAgaatctttgattttttttcaggTACTTAAACCTAGAGATGTAATCGAACcgagctgctcgcgagcagTAGCTCGCGAGCAGCTCGGTCAAAAGCTTGACTCGAACTCGGTCAaatcgagttcgagtcgagttcgagcaacTCGATAAGGCTGTCGAGTCTAGTTCGAGCATCCAGAAGCGATGCTCGAAGGCTCGACGAGCCTTATCGagcattttaattttaattatttaatatttttaattttaattatttaatatattattattataaaattatccTTATACCCAAAAGAATTGTCAAATTTACGAAATGTTTCaagttatataaaaattttaaaagggcAATAATgtctttttgcttaaaaaatattaagaaaataaaatttaataacTCGAGCTTGAACGAGCTCGAGCGAACTCGATAAGGCTAGAATGGACTCGAGCCTATgcgagtcgaactcgagtacTGCGAGCaagtttcgagctcgagctcgagctcgactccaATAATACTActcgctcgagctcgagctcgagcacTCTAGCTGtatgtcgagtcgagctcgagtatggcgatactcgagctcgactcgactcgattacaaCCCTACTT carries:
- the LOC113708106 gene encoding disease resistance protein RPM1-like — protein: MTDPCVEFALAKLDAFLTGELQLPKKVDTGIRTLRSELGTITAFLSAAHQRAVQDQQILDWVRKVQDAADDIIDILDLFDHHKAENGRALSVTRRRAYRSIADQINDIKSTLEEINKGRERYQLANSSQAALPPSPTTNRVYSHLHPRIAPLFLADADVVGFEEDRDMLMAWALDMVDEHKVMFVVGMGGSGKTTLAKQVFEAVKQDFGCSAWISVSKSKKKLEILRNMLDQLCRCSSRAETAPAPQQQSSEHYINLIREYLLDKRYVIVLDDLWADDVWRSIMLALPRRNRSRIIITTRRGDIAYSLKDGSVDVHPIQHLSLEKAKELIHRIAFPGSRICPPALATLSNEILGKCEGLPLAITEIGHLLSTKGEREPEWKKLRDSLASELTSHGRLANIAKVLILSYDDLPYHLKNCFLLMNTFPPNHPIQRTELIRLWIAEDFITEGNNGKELEDLGEEYLNELIQRNLVQVWQMDIDGRPRTCHVQNIIHEIVLSQLQDENFCEVYPDQGTFDISKERVRRISIHTGDLGQLCPNLRARALLKFGRSAPCQHSIPIGYSSLKMLRELHLEGANLDMFPADIEELLLLRYLCLRNTRIRSIPKSIGKLKHLETLDLKQTLVRTLPKEICHLSKLRYLLVYRYDIEDYVAFNTIKGFEVAGEITRSANLRKLLFVQVNKNHKIIVAMRDLRELRRLGIMGLRKEDGRILSETIQMLRNLHSLNVAAENEAGVLDMPEISHPPPLQRLYLNGRLERMPVWISELHDLVRLRLKWSQLDQQCNNPINILQDLPNLLELQLLDAYNGDQLEFNAGKFQKLKILELELLRQLKRILLGLNLLK